Proteins encoded by one window of Thermococcus sp.:
- a CDS encoding mannose-1-phosphate guanylyltransferase/mannose-6-phosphate isomerase, with the protein MKTLILAGGKGTRLWPLSRELMPKQFVRFLDGESLFQKTVERALKFSKPGEIFIVTNKKYKFRVLDDLNELGVEVPEENILLEPLGKNTLPAIYWGVKTIEGTFGDSIVAVLPSDHLINTGEAYERAFRNAEKLTKEYLVTFGIKPTRPHTGYGYIKPGKTLKDGNDLLGYRVAEFKEKPDIETAKRYVEENYLWNSGMFAFRTDIFIGEVGRHAPEIVRAFDEGSIRKAYELIPDLSVDYGVMEKTDKAAVVPLDAYWNDLGSFDAIYDVLKKDENGNSVVIRAKKAYHIGVNSKNNLVMTERLTATVGVEDLIIIDTDDALLIARRGEGQRVREVYRRLKKRNDERALVHRTAYRPWGSYTVLEENDRYKIKRLTVLPGKKLSLQMHYHRSEHWVVVRGTAKVRVGDEEILLRPGESTFIPAGVIHRLENPGKVLLEVIETQIGEYLGEDDIVRFEDDFGRE; encoded by the coding sequence ATGAAGACGCTGATTTTGGCGGGTGGAAAAGGAACGAGACTATGGCCCCTCAGCAGGGAGTTGATGCCCAAGCAGTTCGTCCGCTTCCTCGACGGTGAAAGCCTCTTCCAGAAGACTGTAGAGAGAGCGCTTAAATTCTCTAAACCCGGAGAAATCTTCATAGTCACGAACAAGAAGTACAAGTTCCGCGTGCTGGACGATCTCAACGAGCTGGGTGTTGAAGTGCCTGAAGAGAACATCCTCCTCGAACCGCTCGGAAAGAACACCCTTCCGGCAATATACTGGGGGGTAAAGACAATCGAAGGGACCTTTGGTGACTCAATCGTCGCCGTCCTCCCAAGCGACCATCTCATCAACACAGGAGAAGCCTATGAGAGGGCCTTTAGAAACGCGGAGAAATTGACCAAGGAATATCTGGTCACCTTTGGGATAAAGCCCACGAGACCGCACACAGGATATGGCTACATAAAACCCGGAAAAACCCTTAAAGATGGGAATGACCTCCTTGGCTACCGCGTCGCTGAGTTCAAGGAGAAGCCCGACATCGAAACCGCGAAGCGCTATGTCGAGGAGAACTACCTCTGGAACAGCGGCATGTTCGCCTTCAGGACGGACATTTTCATTGGAGAGGTTGGGAGGCACGCCCCCGAGATTGTCAGGGCCTTCGATGAGGGAAGCATACGTAAGGCCTACGAGCTTATCCCTGATTTGAGCGTTGATTACGGAGTCATGGAGAAAACGGATAAGGCCGCCGTAGTCCCACTCGATGCATACTGGAATGACCTCGGTAGCTTCGACGCCATCTATGACGTCCTCAAGAAGGACGAAAATGGGAATTCAGTGGTGATAAGGGCCAAGAAAGCCTATCACATCGGTGTGAATTCAAAGAACAACCTCGTAATGACAGAGCGTCTTACTGCAACCGTTGGTGTGGAGGATTTAATCATTATCGACACCGACGACGCCCTCTTGATAGCCCGCCGTGGGGAAGGGCAGAGGGTTAGGGAGGTGTATAGGAGGTTAAAAAAGAGGAACGATGAGAGGGCTTTGGTTCACAGGACCGCCTACCGCCCCTGGGGAAGCTACACCGTCCTTGAGGAGAATGACCGCTACAAGATAAAGCGCCTGACTGTTCTACCCGGCAAGAAGCTATCCCTCCAGATGCACTACCACAGGAGCGAACACTGGGTTGTTGTCAGGGGGACGGCAAAGGTCCGCGTTGGGGACGAAGAGATACTGCTGAGGCCTGGGGAGAGCACGTTCATACCTGCTGGCGTCATTCATCGCCTTGAGAACCCCGGGAAGGTCCTTCTGGAGGTCATTGAGACGCAGATTGGAGAGTACCTTGGGGAAGATGACATAGTCCGCTTTGAGGACGACTTTGGGAGGGAGTGA
- the glmM gene encoding phosphoglucosamine mutase, with amino-acid sequence MGKLFGTFGVRGIASEKITPEFALKMGMAFGTVLKREGRERPLVVIGRDTRVSGEMLKDALISGLLSVGCDVIDVGIAPTPAIQWATDHFKADGGAVITASHNPPEYNGIKLLEPNGMGLKKEREVVVEEIFFNEDFHRAKWDEIGDVREEDVVKPYIEAIKNRVDVEAIKKRKPFVVVDPSNGAGSLTLPYLLRELGCKVISVNAHPDGHFPARNPEPNEENLKEFKEIVKALGADFGVAQDGDADRAVFIDENGRFIQGDKTFALVADAVLREKGGGLLVTTVATSNLLDDIARKNNARVMRTKVGDLIVARALIEHGGTIGGEENGGVIFPDFVLGRDGAMTTAKIAEIFARSGKRFSELIDELPTYYQFKTKRKVEGDRKAAVARAGELAREKRYRTDTTDGTKILFSDGWVLVRASGTEPIIRVFSEAKDEEKAKEYLELGLNLLEKAIGS; translated from the coding sequence ATGGGAAAGCTCTTTGGAACCTTTGGCGTTAGGGGGATAGCCAGCGAGAAGATAACACCGGAGTTCGCCCTTAAGATGGGCATGGCCTTTGGAACGGTGCTCAAGCGCGAGGGGCGGGAAAGGCCGCTCGTCGTTATCGGCAGGGACACGCGCGTCAGCGGTGAGATGCTCAAGGATGCTTTAATAAGCGGCTTACTGAGCGTCGGCTGCGATGTCATCGACGTCGGTATAGCCCCTACGCCGGCAATCCAGTGGGCAACGGACCACTTTAAGGCAGACGGCGGGGCCGTGATAACCGCCAGCCACAACCCCCCGGAGTACAACGGGATAAAGCTCCTTGAGCCGAACGGTATGGGTCTCAAGAAGGAGAGGGAAGTGGTAGTCGAGGAGATCTTCTTCAACGAGGACTTCCACAGGGCAAAATGGGATGAGATCGGCGATGTTAGGGAGGAGGACGTCGTAAAGCCCTACATCGAGGCGATAAAAAACAGGGTGGACGTCGAGGCGATCAAGAAGAGGAAGCCATTCGTTGTCGTTGACCCCTCAAACGGCGCCGGCTCGCTCACGCTCCCATACCTCCTGAGGGAGCTTGGTTGTAAAGTCATCAGCGTCAACGCCCACCCTGACGGCCACTTCCCAGCGAGGAACCCCGAGCCGAACGAGGAGAACCTAAAGGAGTTCAAGGAGATCGTTAAGGCCCTTGGGGCGGACTTCGGTGTCGCTCAAGACGGAGACGCCGACAGGGCAGTCTTCATAGACGAGAACGGGCGCTTCATCCAGGGTGACAAAACCTTCGCCCTCGTTGCCGATGCTGTGCTGAGGGAGAAAGGGGGCGGACTTCTCGTTACCACGGTTGCCACCTCAAACCTCCTCGACGATATAGCGAGAAAGAACAACGCAAGGGTTATGCGTACGAAGGTCGGTGACCTCATAGTCGCCCGCGCCCTCATTGAGCACGGAGGCACCATTGGCGGAGAGGAAAACGGTGGGGTAATCTTCCCGGACTTCGTCTTGGGTAGAGACGGGGCGATGACGACTGCAAAGATAGCCGAGATATTCGCCAGGAGCGGAAAGAGGTTCAGTGAGCTTATAGATGAACTGCCAACGTACTACCAATTCAAGACCAAGAGAAAGGTTGAAGGCGACAGGAAGGCGGCGGTGGCCAGGGCGGGGGAGCTTGCACGGGAGAAGAGATACAGAACGGACACAACCGACGGAACCAAAATCCTCTTCAGCGATGGCTGGGTTCTCGTGAGGGCCAGTGGCACCGAGCCGATAATAAGGGTCTTCAGCGAGGCGAAGGACGAGGAGAAAGCGAAAGAATACCTTGAGCTTGGACTCAACCTTTTGGAAAAGGCCATCGGGAGCTGA
- a CDS encoding ABC transporter ATP-binding protein codes for MITVKNLTKRFGKIVALDNINLGIPDGTNIILGPNGGGKSTFFKLLTGVYRPTSGEVRVFGKDPWKDAKVRMKTGVAYDPVSFPPLVSGRKWLEFIARSKGYSEDEVERVNKLFNINFLDEQTRNYSSGMLKKLAVAQAFIGDPELVMIDEPLSNLDFESMGEFIKLLRKEQGKRNFLIISHIWEPLMPVVDRIYVIAGGRLVLSGEREEVQDEVKRLFKLRLDM; via the coding sequence ATGATAACTGTCAAGAATCTAACCAAAAGGTTTGGCAAAATAGTTGCCCTTGATAACATCAACCTAGGAATCCCAGATGGAACGAACATAATCCTCGGCCCCAACGGTGGGGGAAAGAGCACGTTCTTCAAGCTCTTAACTGGGGTTTACAGGCCGACTTCAGGTGAGGTGAGGGTCTTTGGAAAGGATCCCTGGAAAGATGCCAAAGTTAGGATGAAGACCGGTGTGGCCTATGATCCTGTCTCCTTCCCTCCTTTGGTTTCAGGAAGGAAGTGGCTTGAGTTCATTGCACGCTCGAAGGGTTACAGTGAGGATGAGGTTGAGAGGGTTAACAAGCTATTCAATATAAATTTCTTGGACGAGCAGACGAGGAACTACTCCTCCGGGATGCTAAAGAAGCTCGCGGTGGCTCAGGCCTTTATTGGAGATCCAGAGCTGGTCATGATAGACGAACCCCTCTCAAACCTAGACTTTGAAAGCATGGGCGAGTTCATCAAACTCCTACGAAAAGAGCAGGGGAAGAGGAATTTCCTAATAATAAGCCACATCTGGGAGCCGTTGATGCCTGTTGTTGATAGGATTTACGTGATAGCGGGTGGAAGGCTAGTCCTCAGCGGTGAAAGGGAAGAGGTACAGGATGAAGTAAAGAGGCTCTTTAAGCTAAGGCTGGACATGTAG